One genomic window of Quercus robur chromosome 6, dhQueRobu3.1, whole genome shotgun sequence includes the following:
- the LOC126688791 gene encoding uncharacterized protein LOC126688791 yields MMLYATEVLGNFSVTLYRIRETHLSNSMAVSTNYLRIPVLNLVSRNKPTSHITRMTCCCSVEAKSVGVGGDVFSVTSSSKSDVDYLGESTKGDLNLKQEHLQAFGIDSQTTLEGPIEQVARVEAEEAENLLRDLGIPSPSSSRHSPRGIFCSRTLNLRSISAIGYDMDYTLMHYNVMAWEGRAYDYCMENLKNMGYPVDGLAFDPDLVIRGLVIDKESGNLVKADRFGYVKRAMHGTKMLSTRAVSEMYGRELVDLRKESRWEFLNTLFSVSEAVAYMQMVDRLDDGAISAELGPLDYKGLYKAVGRALFRAHVEGQLKSEIMSKPELFVEPDPELPLALLDQKEAGKKILLITNSDYHYTDKMMQHSFNRFLPNDMGWRDLFDIVIVSARKPEFFQMSHPMYEVVTGEGLMRPCFKARTGGLYSGGSAQMVENSLDIHGDEILYVGDHIYTDVSQSKVHLRWRTALICRELEEEYSALIHSRGRRASLIELINQKEVVGDLFNQLRLALQRRTRERPAQTLAATSMDDQELTESMQKLLIVMQRLDEKIAPMLEADGELFNKRWGYLSRAGLWDKSHLMRQIEKYADIYTSRVSNFLHYTPFMYFRSQEQTLAHDAYSQHDLQLDDGDAYSQHDSQLSGNIIDN; encoded by the exons atgatgttgtaTGCCACAGAGGTTTTGGGCAATTTCTCAGTGACACTGTACAGAATCAGAGAGACCCATTTATCAAATTCAATGGCAGTGTCCACCAACTATCTCAGAATCCCAGTTCTAAATCTTGTTTCCAGAAACAAACCCACTTCTCATATCACACGCATGACGTGTTGTTGCAGCGTTGAAGCCAAGTCGGTTGGAGTCGGTGGCGACGTGTTCTCTGTCACATCGTCTAGCAAGTCTGATGTTGATTATTTGGGAGAGAGTACCAAAGGGGATTTGAATCTCAAGCAAGAGCATCTTCAGGCTTTTG GAATTGATAGTCAGACAACCTTAGAAGGTCCAATTGAGCAAGTAGCTAGAGTGGAAGCTGAAGAAGCTGAGAATTTGCTTAGAGACTTGGGTATTCCG AGCCCCTCTTCATCAAGACATTCACCTCGTGGTATATTTTGCAGTCGTACTTTGAATCTCCGATCAATCAGTGCCATTGGCTATGACATGGACTACACCTTAATGCATTATAATGTGATG GCTTGGGAAGGTCGGGCATACGACTACTGTATGGAAAATTTAAAGAACATGGGTTATCCTGTTGATGGACTTGCATTTGACCCAGACTTG GTGATTAGAGGCCTTGTCATAGACAAAGAGAGTGGTAACTTGGTTAAGGCGGATCGATTTGGTTATGTAAAGAGGGCTATGCATGGCACCAAAATGCTATCCACTCGGGCTGTAAG TGAGATGTATGGGAGGGAACTGGTGGATCTGCGGAAGGAGAGTCGATGGGAGTTCCTGAATACGCTATTCTCTGTTTCAGAGGCTGTGGCTTATATGCAG ATGGTTGACAGATTGGATGATGGAGCTATAAGTGCAGAACTTGGTCCTCTTGATTACAAAGGGCTTTATAAG GCTGTTGGAAGAGCCCTCTTTAGGGCACATGTTGAAGGTCAACTTAAG AGTGAGATAATGTCTAAGCCTGAACTGTTTGTTGAACCTGATCCAGAGCTGCCTTTGGCACTTTTGGACCAAAAGGAG GCTGGTAAAAAGATCTTGCTTATTACCAACTCAGATTATCATTACACAGACAAAATGATGCAGCATTCCTTTAACAGATTTCTTCCCAACGATATGGGTTGGCGAGATCTATTTGATATT GTAATAGTCTCAGCAAGGAAGCCAGAATTCTTCCAAATGTCACACCCGATGTATGAGGTGGTAACAGGGGAGGGTCTTATGCGTCCATGCTTCAAGGCTCGTACAG GGGGTTTGTATTCAGGAGGCAGTGCTCAAATGGTTGAGAATTCTTTAGACATCCATGGAGATGAGATATTATATGTTGGTGACCACATTTACACTGATGTAAGTCAATCCAAAGTTCATCTGCGATGGCGAACTGCACTAATTTGTCGAGAATTGGAAGAAGAG TATAGTGCTTTGATTCATAGCCGTGGTCGTAGAGCATCACTAATAGAGCTTATAAATCAAAAGGAGGTTGTAGGCGATCTTTTTAACCAACTTCGGCTTGCTCTCCAAAGGCGAACAAGAGAACGTCCTGCTCAA ACCCTTGCTGCAACTAGCATGGATGATCAAGAACTGACAGAAAGCATGCAAAAGCTACTTATTGTTATGCAAAGACTAGACGAAAAAATAGCTCCAATGCTAGAAGCAGATGGGGAGCTCTTCAACAAAAG GTGGGGGTACCTTTCACGTGCAGGGCTGTGGGATAAAAGCCATTTGATGAGACAAATTGAGAA GTATGCTGATATATATACCTCTAGGGTCTCAAACTTCTTACACTATACACCATTCATGTATTTCCGTTCACAGGAACAG ACGCTTGCTCATGATGCCTATTCACAACACGATTTGCAGCTCGATGATGGTGATGCCTATTCACAACACGATTCACAGCTCAGTGGGAACATCATCGACAATTAA
- the LOC126688793 gene encoding uncharacterized protein LOC126688793 isoform X2, protein MSYAAVVVGSAFVPSLPLNPNPNGSLPSPNNTSNTGCGAEDPNHNTMKPTVTVAASSGFKWRLVIAYDGTHYSGWQYQQSPPTIQCVVEKALTQATKLEREDLLLVGASRTDKGVHALGQVAHFVTPFNYDSLESIHAALNGLLPSDIRVREISPAMPKFHARFSAKRKIYHYKIYNDTIMDPFQHRYAYHSLYKLNAAVMREAASYFIGKHDFSAFVNASHNDRVRDPVKNIFRFDVIEMGALLQIEVEGSGFLYRQVRNMVALLLQIGKEAIPPDIVPMILASRDRKELAKYALSAPPHGLCLVTVNYNEEHLGLPSVCPKTSFGRHHTISKCKLPFY, encoded by the exons ATGAGCTATGCTGCGGTTGTGGTAGGGTCAGCTTTTGTTCCTTCTCTTCCTCTTAATCCTAATCCAAATGGGTCTCTTCCTTCACCCAATAATACTTCG AACACGGGTTGTGGTGCTGAGGACCCTAACCATAATACTATGAAGCCAACAGTAACAGTTGCTGCTTCTTCTGGTTTTAAGTGGCGTTTGGTTATAGCATATGATGGCACCCATTATtcag GTTGGCAATATCAGCAGTCACCACCAACCATACAGTGCGTTGTGGAAAAAGCTTTAACTCAAGCAACAAAGCTAGAAAGGGAGGATCTCCTTTTAGTTGGTGCGAGTAGGACAGATAAGGGAGTTCATGCCTTGGGTCAG GTTGCACACTTTGTTACACCTTTCAACTATgacagcttggaaagcattcACGCAGCTCTGAATGGTCTTCTTCCCTCTGATATCCGTGTTCGAGAGATTAGCCCTGCCATGCCCAAATTCCATGCTCGATTCTCAGCAAAAAGAAAGATTTATCATTACAAGATATATAATGACACCATAATGGACCCATTTCAGCATCGCTATGCTTATCACAGTCTCTATAAACTTAATGCTGCAGTCATGAGAGAAGCTGCAAGTTATTTTATTGGAAAGCATGACTTCTCTGCTTTTGTCAATGCATCTCACAATGATCGAGTGCGAGATCCAGTGAAGAATATATTCCGTTTTGATGTCATTGAAATG GGAGCTCTTTTGCAGATAGAAGTTGAAGGTTCAGGTTTCTTATATAGACAAGTGCGAAACATG GTTGCCCTGCTTCTTCAAATTGGAAAGGAAGCAATTCCTCCTGATATTGTTCCCATGATTTTGGCAAGTCGAGATCGCAAGGAGCTGGCTAAATATGCTTTGTCTGCCCCACCTCATGGGCTGTGTCTTGTAACTGTAAACTATAATGAAGAGCACCTAGGGCTTCCATCAGTTTGCCCCAAAACCAGTTTTGGTAGGCATCATACTATAAGCAAATGTAAGCTTCCATTTTACTGA
- the LOC126688793 gene encoding uncharacterized protein LOC126688793 isoform X3, producing the protein MSYAAVVVGSAFVPSLPLNPNPNGSLPSPNNTSQNTGCGAEDPNHNTMKPTVTVAASSGFKWRLVIAYDGTHYSGWQYQQSPPTIQCVVEKALTQATKLEREDLLLVGASRTDKGVHALGQVAHFVTPFNYDSLESIHAALNGLLPSDIRVREISPAMPKFHARFSAKRKIYHYKIYNDTIMDPFQHRYAYHSLYKLNAAVMREAASYFIGKHDFSAFVNASHNDRVRDPVKNIFRFDVIEMHDTSQKAQELFCR; encoded by the exons ATGAGCTATGCTGCGGTTGTGGTAGGGTCAGCTTTTGTTCCTTCTCTTCCTCTTAATCCTAATCCAAATGGGTCTCTTCCTTCACCCAATAATACTTCG CAGAACACGGGTTGTGGTGCTGAGGACCCTAACCATAATACTATGAAGCCAACAGTAACAGTTGCTGCTTCTTCTGGTTTTAAGTGGCGTTTGGTTATAGCATATGATGGCACCCATTATtcag GTTGGCAATATCAGCAGTCACCACCAACCATACAGTGCGTTGTGGAAAAAGCTTTAACTCAAGCAACAAAGCTAGAAAGGGAGGATCTCCTTTTAGTTGGTGCGAGTAGGACAGATAAGGGAGTTCATGCCTTGGGTCAG GTTGCACACTTTGTTACACCTTTCAACTATgacagcttggaaagcattcACGCAGCTCTGAATGGTCTTCTTCCCTCTGATATCCGTGTTCGAGAGATTAGCCCTGCCATGCCCAAATTCCATGCTCGATTCTCAGCAAAAAGAAAGATTTATCATTACAAGATATATAATGACACCATAATGGACCCATTTCAGCATCGCTATGCTTATCACAGTCTCTATAAACTTAATGCTGCAGTCATGAGAGAAGCTGCAAGTTATTTTATTGGAAAGCATGACTTCTCTGCTTTTGTCAATGCATCTCACAATGATCGAGTGCGAGATCCAGTGAAGAATATATTCCGTTTTGATGTCATTGAAATG CATGATACTAGCCAAAAGGCCCA GGAGCTCTTTTGCAGATAG
- the LOC126688792 gene encoding protein TRIGALACTOSYLDIACYLGLYCEROL 4, chloroplastic, whose translation MKKLRWAMDGSFWELDLSTAMTADGLARPVPGDPIPLGVSRGTRLSRAKQIHFMQRFMFLPFVPSYSSASDGVALHRALTIPFSQNWFGTLLGQFNFQKFQSSVTGSGEKPNSVSSWLQTIGRHLQNHSLYALGFSSELMLTPDDTLLLSLDSYTFGDNKKPRKKAILHHKFPNHNLTVEAVSPGLFVDKSGNYWDVPLSLAIDMASLASDSGASYHLCMHHNTGLPTQFQGDDHQTIHGPPATLFPGFSVKSAFSFKQNFDFWRSKAPKLKLVQPYDIFLSNPHISASGIIGAALTASVGDCSVRSQESNGFSFQASGVKSAFLADLFASVSFTAQHGNYQRLFLDLTRFHARLDFPSGSRFVAGATQVAQNLLNSQHPSLEDIQTICPNASLSLQQQIAGPFLFRVDSGVTVDLDNQDWPIHVDDPVFALEYSMKVLGSAKAVAWYSPKQREFIIELRFFET comes from the exons ATGAAGAAGCTGAGATGGGCAATGGATGGAAGCTTTTGGGAGCTGGACTTGTCAACAGCCATGACAGCCGATGGGTTGGCCCGACCCGTTCCGGGAGACCCGATTCCATTGGGAGTATCAAGAGGGACTCGGCTATCGAGGGCTAAGCAGATCCACTTCATGCAACGCTTCATGTTCTTGCCTTTTGTCCCCTCTTACTCCTCCGCCTCTGACGGCGTCGCTCTCCACCGCGCCCTCACCATTCCCTTCTCTCAAAACTG GTTTGGGACTTTGTTGGGTCAGTTCAATTTTCAGAAGTTCCAGTCCTCTGTTACTGGGAGTGGAGAAAAACCAAATTCCGTGTCCTCGTGGCTGCAAACCATTGGGAGACACCTTCAGAATCACTCCTTATATGCCCTTGGTTTCTCTTCTGAACTAATGTTAACACCCGATGATACACTGCTTCTTAGTTTGGATTCTTATACTTTTGGTGATAACAAGAAGCCTCGGAAGAAAGCTATCCttcatcacaag TTTCCCAATCACAACCTAACAGTGGAGGCAGTTTCGCCTGGACTTTTTGTTGACAAGTCTGGCAATTATTGGGATGTTCCGTTATCCTTGGCCATTGATATGGCTTCGCTTGCTTCTGACTCTGGTGCCAGTTATCATCTATGTATGCACCATAACACAGGCTTACCCACCCAATTCCAAGGTGATGATCATCAAACCATCCATGGACCACCTGCTACTCTCTTTCCCGGCTTTTCTGTCAAAAGTGCTTTTTCTTTCAAACAGAATTTTGACTTTTGGAGGAGTAAAGCTCCCAAGTTGAAACTGGTGCAACCATATGACATCTTCCTTTCAAATCCTCACATTTCAGCTTCAGGGATTATTG GTGCTGCTTTGACTGCCTCTGTTGGAGATTGCTCAGTTAGATCCCAGGAGTCCAATGGCTTCTCTTTTCAGGCATCTGGAGTGAAATCTGCCTTCCTGGCAGATCTGTTTGCATCAGTGTCATTTACAGCTCAGCATGGAAATTATCAAAGGCTATTCCTTGATCTCACCCGGTTTCATGCCCGCTTGGATTTCCCTTCTGGTTCAAGATTTGTTGCAGGTGCTACACAAGTAGCTCAGAATCTTTTGAATTCTCAGCACCCAAGTCTGGAAGATATTCAGACTATTTGCCCCAATGCATCCCTTTCTCTTCAGCAGCAG ATTGCTGGACCCTTTCTTTTTAGAGTCGATTCAGGAGTCACAGTTGATTTGGATAACCAAGACTGGCCCATACATGTGGATGATCCTGTATTTGCCCTTGAATATTCAATGAAAGTCCTTGGTTCAGCAAAAGCAGTGGCATGGTATTCACCAAAGCAACGAGAATTTATCATAGAACTTCGTTTTTTTGAGACATGA
- the LOC126688793 gene encoding uncharacterized protein LOC126688793 isoform X1 — MSYAAVVVGSAFVPSLPLNPNPNGSLPSPNNTSQNTGCGAEDPNHNTMKPTVTVAASSGFKWRLVIAYDGTHYSGWQYQQSPPTIQCVVEKALTQATKLEREDLLLVGASRTDKGVHALGQVAHFVTPFNYDSLESIHAALNGLLPSDIRVREISPAMPKFHARFSAKRKIYHYKIYNDTIMDPFQHRYAYHSLYKLNAAVMREAASYFIGKHDFSAFVNASHNDRVRDPVKNIFRFDVIEMGALLQIEVEGSGFLYRQVRNMVALLLQIGKEAIPPDIVPMILASRDRKELAKYALSAPPHGLCLVTVNYNEEHLGLPSVCPKTSFGRHHTISKCKLPFY, encoded by the exons ATGAGCTATGCTGCGGTTGTGGTAGGGTCAGCTTTTGTTCCTTCTCTTCCTCTTAATCCTAATCCAAATGGGTCTCTTCCTTCACCCAATAATACTTCG CAGAACACGGGTTGTGGTGCTGAGGACCCTAACCATAATACTATGAAGCCAACAGTAACAGTTGCTGCTTCTTCTGGTTTTAAGTGGCGTTTGGTTATAGCATATGATGGCACCCATTATtcag GTTGGCAATATCAGCAGTCACCACCAACCATACAGTGCGTTGTGGAAAAAGCTTTAACTCAAGCAACAAAGCTAGAAAGGGAGGATCTCCTTTTAGTTGGTGCGAGTAGGACAGATAAGGGAGTTCATGCCTTGGGTCAG GTTGCACACTTTGTTACACCTTTCAACTATgacagcttggaaagcattcACGCAGCTCTGAATGGTCTTCTTCCCTCTGATATCCGTGTTCGAGAGATTAGCCCTGCCATGCCCAAATTCCATGCTCGATTCTCAGCAAAAAGAAAGATTTATCATTACAAGATATATAATGACACCATAATGGACCCATTTCAGCATCGCTATGCTTATCACAGTCTCTATAAACTTAATGCTGCAGTCATGAGAGAAGCTGCAAGTTATTTTATTGGAAAGCATGACTTCTCTGCTTTTGTCAATGCATCTCACAATGATCGAGTGCGAGATCCAGTGAAGAATATATTCCGTTTTGATGTCATTGAAATG GGAGCTCTTTTGCAGATAGAAGTTGAAGGTTCAGGTTTCTTATATAGACAAGTGCGAAACATG GTTGCCCTGCTTCTTCAAATTGGAAAGGAAGCAATTCCTCCTGATATTGTTCCCATGATTTTGGCAAGTCGAGATCGCAAGGAGCTGGCTAAATATGCTTTGTCTGCCCCACCTCATGGGCTGTGTCTTGTAACTGTAAACTATAATGAAGAGCACCTAGGGCTTCCATCAGTTTGCCCCAAAACCAGTTTTGGTAGGCATCATACTATAAGCAAATGTAAGCTTCCATTTTACTGA